Within Anopheles ziemanni chromosome 2, idAnoZiCoDA_A2_x.2, whole genome shotgun sequence, the genomic segment CCAAACTGGAGGATAGTCCGACTGGAAGGGAAGAAATCGAGTGGTCTTTCGATGAAACAGTGAAACAGGAAGCTGAACCCGATTTGACTCACGAAACAACCTCTGAGTCCGAATTCTACGGCAAGGATTGTCCAGGTGATGGTTGGCCACGAGGGTTTTggaacgacaacgacaacaatTGGCTTCGTGGACTGTGGGATGATGATGACTGTAAAGTTCAAGCTGGAGCTGCGGTGCCAGAGATCGAACCTCCGGAGTCTACTGATACCGTTCGTCGTTCACAGAGGAAAACAGCAGGCGTTCCGCCGGTAAGATACGACGAGGAAGTGAATTTGGTGATGGAAAGTTTGCCTGAACCAAGGACGTATAAGGAAGCTGTATCCGGTCCACAGAGCACCAAGTGGAAGTCGGcaatggcagaggaaatgcAGTCCCATCGCGAAAATAATACGTGGGAGCTAGTGGAACTGCCGCCACAACGGAAGGCAATCGGGTCGAAATGGATCTACAAATGCAAGGCGGACGAAGACGGCAATCTCGTTCGTTATAAAGCACGTTTGGTGGCGCAGGGCTTTTGCCAAAAATTCGGGACCGATTATGATCTAGTTTTTGCTCCAGTCGTAAAACAGATAACTTTTCGGACGATGCTGGTTTTagcgagcaaaaggaagaTGTTGGCGAAACACGTTGACATAAAGACAGCGTATCTTCATGGTCATCTCGAGGAGGAGATTTTTATGCGACAACCACCAGGGTACGAGAGTGGTAAACCGAATGAAGTCTGCCGGCTGCGTCGCAGTATTTACGGGCTCAAGCAGGCAGCTCGTGTTTGGAATAAGAAAATCGACGACGTACTGAAAACTAAGGGTTTCATTCAATCAACGGCGGACCCGTGCCTATACATTTGCAAAAAAGCGGATAAGTCCATTTTTGTACTCATTTACGTAGACGATGTAATTGTCATTTGTTACACGGAGGAGGAATTTTCTGAGGTGGTCCACGTCCTGGAACAGAACTTTACAATAAGTGTCATGGGTAATCTAAGATTCTTTCTTGGAATACGTGTTAGGCTAAACAAAggacaattttgtattgatcAGCAAGCCTACTTGGAAAGAGTTCTGGAAAGATTCGGCATGAAAGATGCAAAGCCGTCAAAATATCCGATGGATCCCGGCTTCTTAAAACGAAAGGAGGAGATTGGCAAGAAGTTGGATTCGGCGAAAGCGTACCAAAGTCTTATTGGGGCTCTGTTGTACGCTGCTGTGACCAGTAGACCCGATATTTCAATAGCTACAGCCATTCTGGGAAGGAGAGTACAAGATCCATCAGAAGCGGATTGGAATGAGGCTAAGCGAATACTACGTTACCTAAGGGGTACACTGGACAGCGTACTTTACCTCGGAAGAAGCGAACAGAAGCTGGAATGTTTTGTGGACGCCGACTGGGCAGGAGACGAGAGCGACCGCAAATCCAACTCAGGGTTCTTTTTTAAGTTCGGCGGCGGGCTCATCGGATGGGGCTGCCATAAGCAGAAGTGTGTGGCACTATCTAGCACCGAGGCCGAGTATGTATCCCTTGCCGAGTGTCTGCAGGAGGTAAAATGGGTCCTCAAGCTAATGGCAGATATTGGCGAACAACAGGTTGGTCCGGTCGTGGTCAATGAGGACAACCAAAGTTGCATTGCGATGGTTAGCGGAGACAGAGCTGAACGCAAGGCAAAACACATCGatacaaaattcaattttgtgaAAGAAATGGTTCGGGACGGCATCGTGCTACTGCAGTATTGCCCGACCGAGCACATGCAAGCTGATCTACTCACGAAACCGTTGCAAGCGGTGAAGCTTCGACAACATCGGGAGGCAATCGGCATCAAAACGTTCAGcgttgaggaggagtgttgaACCAACCTGGTTTGACAAGAAGTGTTGAACCAAGCTGGTTTGAACAACTACTGAATTGATGACACTGGCAGCACTGCATGTGTCAAATGACCGGAACTGTTGAATAAAGAATTTCATTCCTGTGTGTATAGTGGAATCGGTCGCACGTGTTCCTTGTTTCCCGATCCGAAATTAGACCATATACCTCTAATTCTAACaatctcgagggatgttggaaatagctaaggaaaggctgtagacgtcaaagatctgtgcagattaatatgtaacgtctacggcttgcttaagACCATTTTGTGGAAATGTCAAAACCCGAACTAGAAACCAGAAGAATAATTCCAAACTTCCTAGGAagatgttattttttatttttcttgaaaaaaatatttttgctcGTAACACAACCTTGAAATAtacaaactttgaaaaatTTGAGATAGTTAGCTGTCACTTCGCATTTGTTTTGGattttaaaacgaaacgatttgCCAACGAACACAACTTACTCGACCAAGTGCTTATGTCCtgtgaatttgttttaaacaaaagtgtaaaaactatgaaaaccAAATACCAAGAGCTAATGACCAACATGAACACTTTGAAGGATAAAATGGGGACAGTTTTACATTGTAAGTACTTACATTACCTGGTATTACACTACGATTGCCCGACTCAACAAACTCCCCGTCTTCGTTTCCAGATGAATCAAGAGAAGTAACTAATGAACAGAACTCGATCATTTGGGACACGGTATGTCGCAGCTTGGAGGCAATCCTCGACCGAATCAGGGTCAACGAATTGAAGGCTCAACAGCTTCAAGAAACATCACCTACAACGGAAAAAGATTTACTAAATGTACTGAAAATGATGACATTGATGGATGCTATTTTTATCGATACTTCCAAAGTACTAGACGATTCGAAATCAGGAGATACCAATCAGAACAGTCCCTCGTTTGCTGATCAGATGGTTAGCATAAAGCACAACATCGATTTAGTTTCACTCGAATTGACCAAAATTAAAACAGTAAACGAGACGCTGGCAAATATTGTATCGAACTACAATCTAGAATTGGCGGTGGCGACCAGTGATCATGAGAACGACGGAGATAGTCCAAATATAGATCAAAACAATGTTTGAACCGGTCAATAACTTATTTTATGTACTGAATTAATGCCTGCGCCAATTCTTCTTGAAACTGAAACCGGTTGTTTTGTATCTATGAGACCTTACACTTGTTAACAGGATGCTCAAAATAAGGaaataaagcaaataaaaggtTTTGATAGGTCATTCTTGTGTTCCAGTTAGGAAACAATTGATTCTATGAAATACCGTTGTAGTTACTGAAGGGATTGTTTACATGCAAAATGGATGTGTTCGTGTTTGCGCAAATTGTATGTCACAGTGAACAACAGTGTAGTAAACATCGATGTAATACCTACCTTTACCTCGATTTGATATCACCTCTATAGCCAGTTATCTCAAATTGTTTTGTCATTGCGTAGGGATAGACGAAATTTTCTTATCAGTTGAAACTAAAAGTTCGCAGCAGCAGTAGAACAACCACCGTGTTTTGCTCGAAATCATGCCTACTCGGACCGGCCTCCTGACCGCAGTACATCTTGCGAACATAGCGAAAACATTGTCGGAAACTCGACAGTTTGCGCTCAACACACTGTACCTACAGTTCCACCCCAAAGTGGCCACCGCTGTGAAATGTCCCCGTGCTCTCAGTCGGTTCGTAGCAGGCGTGTATCAATCATCCGTCAATTGGATTGGTACCGAGGTGGACCTCCGGATTGTGACCGGATCACTCCGGTCGAACGGGAGCAGCTTTGAAGCGTTTACACAACGACAACGGCCTACCAATGTTGATTATCTTTTCTACGATTACGCACTGAGCCCGACCGGTGAGGAAAGTCGGTTTGCAGAGCGCTACCATGGGGCCAGTGTGGTGGAATTGGACACGGCTCATCTTCCGAGTGTAGTAAAACTATCAGACCTTGATCCGGAAACACAAACTTACCGCAATGTTGTGTTGGGTGGAACGTTTGATCGAATTCATGCCGGCCACAAGGTGCTGCTTACGCAGGCGGCCCTTCTCGCTACCGAAAGACTGGTCGTCGGAGTCACTGATGGGGCAATgatcaaaagtaaaaaactaTATGAATTAATCCTCCCGGCAAAGGAGCGCATCCAGCACGTGAAGGAATTCCTGGAGGACATAGATTCATCGTTGAAATATGAAGTGGTCCCCATACTGGATCCTTTCGGGCCAACGGCAACCGATGCCAACATGGATGTAAGAAACAATTCATACCCTCTTACAAGTACCAAGTTTAATATAACCTCTTTCCCAATTTTAGTTGATCGTTGTTAGCACCGAAACTGCCCGCGGTGGCGCAAAGGTTAACGAACTCCGGCAGAAGAATGGGTTGAATCAACTGACAGTGCACACGATCGAACTGCTGGACGATGAGAGCACCACCGAGGACAAGGAAGACAAAATAAGCTCCAGCAATTTACGTATGGATCTGCTCGGAAGCCGGCTGAAGCCGCGAAAACCAGCGCCGGAGCATCTGCCAGCGAAACCGTACGTGATCGGGCTGACGGGCGGTATTGGTTCGGGGAAGAGTAAAATGATCGAGCGTTTTCAAAAGCTTGGAGCCGGAATTATCGACTGCGACAAGATTGCCCACCAACTTTACGAACCTGGTGAGGAATGTTATGCCGAGGTGGTCGACACGTTCGGCAAAAGCATTCTCAATCCGGACGGAACGATAAACCGACGGGAGCTGGGTGGTATTGTGTTTGCCGATCGGGAGAAGCTGAACCAACTGAATGGCATCATGTGGACAGCAATTGGAAAACGGGCCCGTGAGAATATACGAGAGATGTACGAACGAGACGGTAAGGAGGTGGTTGTGATGGAGGCTGCGGTGTTGCTGCATGCCGGATGGCAGGATCAGTGTCACGAAGTGTGGTCGTGTATTATTCCGCGTGATGAAGCAATCCGGCGGTTGATGGAGCGAAATCAGTTCGACGAGAAAGAGGCGATTCGACGTGTCGAGGCACAGCCGAACAGCAACGAGGATCTAGTACGCCATGCCGACATTGTTTTCTGCACTATGTGGAGCTACGAGTACTCGCAGCGACAGGCCGAAAAGGCTTGGAGTATTGTGCAGAAAGAATTGAAACTGAAACTGTAAGCTGGTtccttttgttatttgttatatttttttaaaacattgattgTCGCAGGTATGGGAAAATAAAGTAACATTGGGAATGGAACAATGGAATATTCATACAGGAACGGACCAAAGTTTTTTACACGAGGGACAGTTGGTGAGCCGTCGGAGGTACTTTTTCAGGCAGTCTTTGTGGAGAATCTGCGGACACGACGCGCAACGGATGCCCTGCGAAAAAGTATCGGAAACATGGTCAATATATCACCTTCGTAAAACGAATCATTGCTCTTACTTACGTAAAATATCGTTACATTGCAGAGACAGCAGCGTGTTATCACATCGGCATAGTTTGTGTTGAGGTACTTGTCGAACTCTACGATCGCCTTCGGGCCAAAGTAACACTTGTCTTGAAGGACCAGAAAGTACCCCAGACCTTCCCATTCGCTCAAAAGTTGCTCTGCACGCGGCTTCGACAGTGCTTTGTTGCCTTCCGAGGCCGATTCGTTGGTGAGATTCAAGCACGCAATCGAGGGTAACTGATGGTCTTCGGACAGCGTAAGTTCTCGCAGCAGGGCACGGAAGTAGTGCAGCTCCGATACGGTGTAATTGTTCTGCTGCAGGTCGATCGGAGATTCCATGAGGCTGACGAACACGTAAAAGTCCGTATCGGTAGGATCGTAGTGCATGTAGGCAATCTTTTGATCGTACGGATAGATACGGGAGTTTATCTCCGACACCACCTCCGCAACGACATCTTCTTTGGGAACGGTTTCAGTTTCTCCAtctacaaaaataaacaaggaaACGTAAACCACACAAGGGAAATACTTTGATTTCGATTCCGGTACTTACACCGCGCGTAGATACCAATAAGTATTTCGTACGCCTGTTGAGAGCTGAGAGTGCCATGATTAGAACAGGCCTGCAAAAAAGCGCGATGCACGTTTGAGTAAGTCATTGTTTTAACACTGAGGCACTAATTACTTTCACAAACGTGTAGTTTACTTCCCGGAATCCGAAAAGAAATGCCGATTGGTACAATTTTGTCGCAAATGAAAGATAAATATTGTTTAACCGCGAAATACCGCTAGCGTTCCCAGCGCCCTTGTTTACCATCGGTGGGTCATGAAACTAAATTAGAAATAGTGATgtgtagagttgtgtaattccgattcagatctatgaatctgaatgaatctttgctcgttttagagattcatgtttttttttgacgaGAGAATCATGATTCTAGCCGTTCTGTGGGCCTCTtgcttttggtttgttttattcaactAATTTTATAagctataaaaattaaaatctacgttgatgatgattgcTGACGATTGTCATTTTGACTTAGTCATCATCGGAAATGTCAAAACAACTAAATGGTCGACCTGAAACTTTACATAATCACCTTGGCAGCATCAATCAAAATACAGAAAACTGTATGTCATCGTCACATATTGCTTTGTATTGCTTGAGGTCGGCTTTGAAGAATTAGAGTGCTATTAGTTGATCAGTTGGCAAATAAGGATAAAATTATCCTTGGCAAATACTAGTAGCTACGTTCCAGAATGTCAGTGAAAACCATCAACGACGAGGGCCACTTTCAGGCCGAACTGGCGGCCGCCGGCGGAAAGTTGGTCGTCGTCGATTTCACAGCGACCTGGTGCGGACCTTGCCGTAACATTGCGCCACTGTTTGAACAACTGCCGGTCAAATATCCCAAGGGAGTCTTCCTTAAGGTAGATGTAGACAAATGTGCCGAAACGGCCGCCACTCAGGGGGTCTCCGCGATGCCAACGTTCATCTTCTACCGTGCTAGGGTAAGCATAAGAAACGATGCAAACTTGGTGGACGGTCTTCTGATGCAGCTTTTTTCCTGCAGACCAAAATCGACCGACTGCAGGGCGCCGATATCAATGGGCTGGAGGCAAAGATACAGAAACACTATGTGGCGAGCGTGGATGAATCGGGCGAGGATTACGGCCAGGGCATGGTAGGGAACGAACGGCCTACCTTTTTTCATCGGACGAATGTGGTCTAATTCGTGTTGgcattttgctttttgtttagCTCGATCTGAGTACGTTCATCCAGAAGAATCAGTGCGAGTGCTTGAACGAAGCCGACGATCATCCGTTGACGAATGCACTTTCCGCCAGCGGGGGCCACCTGGCGTCCGATTGCGATGAGCAGCTGATCATTTCGGTCACCTTCAATCAGGCTGTGAAGCTGCACTCGCTAAAAATCAAAGCGCCACCGACGCACGGGCCGAAACACTTGAAGCTGTTCATCAACCAGCCGCGGACGATCGACTTCGATATGGCCGACTCGCACGTTTCGGTGCAGGACTTGGAGGTGGACCCGAAGGACTTGGAAACGGGAAATCCGGTTAAGCTGCGGTTCGTAAAGTTTCAGAACGTGCAAAACATCCAGGTGTTCGTGAAGGACAACCAATCGGGTGGTGAAACGACAATCATTGACCATCTGGCCTTTATCGGGCAACCGATTGCGACCACCAAAATGGACGACTTCCAGCGTGTTGCCGGTAAGAAGGGAGAAAGCCACTGAAAAGGGATAAGTTTCGAATCCCGGTCCAGGCGGACGATCGATTCCAATGTCCAATGCGGTTTTCATAAGGGTCATTAATGAAAAGCTGACTGATGCATGTGCAGTTTATATTTGCTCTTCTCGCTAAACGAAATctgatttaataaaaacaaatgttttctgCTAATTAAACTATTCGTTTAAATACTTTGGATAGTAGTTTTTGTTATGAATTTGTATTCTAAGTAAATACGTTGTCTGTTTCCGTTTCTTAATAGAGCACCGTTTCTGGTCAGGCATCGCTTCCATTAAAATCGCGTTATCTCGTTTGCCATCTGATTGCTGTCTTTCCCAGCCTAGTCCATAAAGTTGTCAGAGACGACGTCAAAGTTATCTCAATTTCTAATCACTCTACTTTGTCCAGAATAGCCAGGTTCCATACCAGCAGCTATGTTCAGTAAATTCTTCTACATGTCGGACCTTGGATCCCGCATTGTCAATCATAACACAACTTTCCTTATCTTGGAGCTGCTAAGATTTCAATGTGCAGAATGCAGGTTCAAAACGAGCGCTTCAAGGTGATAAAATATTTCGTTGtttctatttaattatttcaaactttCTACTCTTCAGATTTGTATTTAGTACCGGTACATTGTACAAGTTGTGTAGTTCAATAcgagttttaattattttacgtTATTGTGCCTCTATCATGACATACAAAACCATTttacataaaacattttttacatgAAAACAAACGTAAAGTAATACAAATGAATAATTGGAACCACGTGTTCGGGAGTCGGGAAAAGGAAATACATCAACGAATGAAACAAACTCAGGAAACATGCGGGAACATTGGCtcgtgtttaatttttaatcacTCCCACTTCCTTCGCAAATACATGCCGTCcgatttctttctcttttgggTTTGGGGTGACGCGATACGATGAATCACattcgttttccctttctgatttctttggggttttttttgtcgcaatgaataaattgaaacacCTGTTGACGGAATTATGAACCACTCCGTGAACGCCAGACCAGACGTTCGgcggaaatttaattaaatttatcatcGTGAAAGGctttcatttcaattcaaatgaaattcgATTGGTACATCGCTTTGTTTAACAGCATCTCGGAGTCTCGAATAAAGgcacaattttatttcatcgaATCAGATATCGCCGGATTCGGCAGCGCTCGTGtattaaatggaaaaattatgtTACCAAGTCACTGAAGTAGAACTAAATTGACATGTTGCTAGAGGAAATAATTTGCTGTCCATTCTTCCCCGGAACCGGAATGGACCAATTCGGTTACTGGTGCTCATCTTCACCGGCCAGAAAATGTGTTCAATCGGCCATTTCTGTCTGCATACGAACCGTTTCTACATTCGCCAGGCGTTCGCGCGCACCACTGCCCGTCATCTGACCCATCTGCCGGAGGTATTCCGTTCCCAGCGCGACCAGATTCTTGCGAAGTGTTGGGTAGGGgtgaagaaatgcatcgaatGCATTTCGAGCTGTTGCATGCACACGTGAGCACGAGCGCCACAGAATGGAACGAAACATGAAAAGTATTTCAATTGCAAACTCTGCGCGATGTGAACAGGGCAACATGTTTATTTCCCTCGAGGCCACCCGGTCGGGCGGTGGTTTGGAATTGGATTTGGTAACAAACAGGAAATTCCTCTCCCACTACCGGATCTCTGCTTTATCCGGTGCAATCGTGAAAGGTTAGTCGGCGAGCTAACCGGTCTCAAAGTGACAAGAAattggaaatgaaattattcCAATGATAAGAATATTTGATAGTTTTAAACGGAACATACAAACTACTACACACTAAAGATAAGTATATAATTTTTTGATTTATAGCAACTCGGACAACCGTCTTTGCATATTTTTGCCCATTATCAAAtctttgaatttaatttaatcgaAGGTCAAATCCATGGGCCAAACAAACAGTGTGATTTTTCTCACAATGTTTATGTTAATATGTTAATTACATTGTATcacaaatgataaaataatgtttttcttctgagAATTTACTGTTGaataaagcataaaaatacttcatttaatgaaaaaaattgaattgaaaagagTGTCTTTGAAAGATGCTGCTTTTAAAACGGAGTTGTAATTCAAATTACttccaagtttttttttatggtgtAAGTAATTGAGTTTTCAGTAGATCGAAGGAATTCTTATAAATtatcttcggaaaaaggactaCATGATTTTAACCTGTTTGGTAAGAACAGTTTATGTAGAAGGTTTTAGAGGCTagtgaaacgtttttttaattgCATGTGAAACTTAAATCGTAAATtcttgaatattttaaatattccgACTATACTTACAAAGCATGTATAATTCCGTGGTTTCCACGGCAACAAAATGTGGGAATTTCTGGAAACATTTGAGAAAAGTTTGTGTCAATTCCGAATTAGCTTTAGTCCTCACACCATTCCATACTTACTACCATATCATCGCCAAAAATGAGCTGCAACTCGCCAAAGTGTTCGCCATCTTCCAACTGCAGCACTTCCTTCCATCCGCTCGTGTAGACTGCCACCGTTCCGGAGACGATGAATATCATATTCCTATTCGCCTTTCGACCTCCGACGCCACCGGCGCCATCGTTTTCCCAGCGTGTGATGATATCGTTCCTCAGAAACAGCTGAAAGCACATCGTGACGGCCAATTCGGTCAGCTGTTCCTCGGCCATAGTTTCCCGAAAAAGCGGACAGGAGCGCAACAGAGGTCCAAGAGTTTCCATTCGCGCTTCACCGAAGAGCTAACGGGAGAAAGTTCGATACAACGGATGGAGAAATGGGAGCGATATGCTTTGGGGAATTTGTTAAACTCTGGAGTCCGTTCCTGCAACCTCCTCACCTGTTCGCCGACCGTCGCCCGGATGAACGTTGGACGGCTGTAGTGTTTCGGATGGCGGATGTCATAGAACTCTAGAATTTGCTGCTGAAGAGAAGCCGGAAGCTGCTCGTGGCGCATATAGTTGCCCAGTTCGTAGCGGTTCTCGTGATACTGCGCCAGTTGGAATAAATCACATACCTTCGATTAGGCAAACAAACCCCCCGAAGAACCGGATGTCCTTGGCACCGGAAGTACTTACCTTG encodes:
- the LOC131282623 gene encoding bifunctional coenzyme A synthase, translating into MPTRTGLLTAVHLANIAKTLSETRQFALNTLYLQFHPKVATAVKCPRALSRFVAGVYQSSVNWIGTEVDLRIVTGSLRSNGSSFEAFTQRQRPTNVDYLFYDYALSPTGEESRFAERYHGASVVELDTAHLPSVVKLSDLDPETQTYRNVVLGGTFDRIHAGHKVLLTQAALLATERLVVGVTDGAMIKSKKLYELILPAKERIQHVKEFLEDIDSSLKYEVVPILDPFGPTATDANMDLIVVSTETARGGAKVNELRQKNGLNQLTVHTIELLDDESTTEDKEDKISSSNLRMDLLGSRLKPRKPAPEHLPAKPYVIGLTGGIGSGKSKMIERFQKLGAGIIDCDKIAHQLYEPGEECYAEVVDTFGKSILNPDGTINRRELGGIVFADREKLNQLNGIMWTAIGKRARENIREMYERDGKEVVVMEAAVLLHAGWQDQCHEVWSCIIPRDEAIRRLMERNQFDEKEAIRRVEAQPNSNEDLVRHADIVFCTMWSYEYSQRQAEKAWSIVQKELKLKL
- the LOC131282519 gene encoding thioredoxin-like protein 1; this encodes MSVKTINDEGHFQAELAAAGGKLVVVDFTATWCGPCRNIAPLFEQLPVKYPKGVFLKVDVDKCAETAATQGVSAMPTFIFYRARTKIDRLQGADINGLEAKIQKHYVASVDESGEDYGQGMLDLSTFIQKNQCECLNEADDHPLTNALSASGGHLASDCDEQLIISVTFNQAVKLHSLKIKAPPTHGPKHLKLFINQPRTIDFDMADSHVSVQDLEVDPKDLETGNPVKLRFVKFQNVQNIQVFVKDNQSGGETTIIDHLAFIGQPIATTKMDDFQRVAGKKGESH
- the LOC131282631 gene encoding non-structural maintenance of chromosomes element 1 homolog; protein product: MTYSNVHRAFLQACSNHGTLSSQQAYEILIGIYARYGETETVPKEDVVAEVVSEINSRIYPYDQKIAYMHYDPTDTDFYVFVSLMESPIDLQQNNYTVSELHYFRALLRELTLSEDHQLPSIACLNLTNESASEGNKALSKPRAEQLLSEWEGLGYFLVLQDKCYFGPKAIVEFDKYLNTNYADVITRCCLCNVTIFYGIRCASCPQILHKDCLKKYLRRLTNCPSCKKLWSVPV
- the LOC131294003 gene encoding uncharacterized protein LOC131294003; amino-acid sequence: MSCEFVLNKSVKTMKTKYQELMTNMNTLKDKMGTVLHCKEVTNEQNSIIWDTVCRSLEAILDRIRVNELKAQQLQETSPTTEKDLLNVLKMMTLMDAIFIDTSKVLDDSKSGDTNQNSPSFADQMVSIKHNIDLVSLELTKIKTVNETLANIVSNYNLELAVATSDHENDGDSPNIDQNNV